In the Helianthus annuus cultivar XRQ/B chromosome 11, HanXRQr2.0-SUNRISE, whole genome shotgun sequence genome, one interval contains:
- the LOC118484236 gene encoding probable receptor-like protein kinase At2g23200, with product MEKELKPLLQSDWIRGYCDENDEKVLIYEYLSKGSLDRYLNDTYLTWVKRLNICIDVARALDFLHGGVGKIAKVIHRDIKTENILLNNDWKAKLADFGLSLICSINLETDYIIDHACGTRGYVDPLYRQSGFLTIESDIYSFGVVLFEILCGRSTFAIHKHEGHYLPDFIKNKFEEGKHAEVVFEQIKEQIVPQSLTTFQEIAYQCLHLEREKRPTTKEVLVELKKALEFQKAQTKFPGAANPILSFSNLDFNFRLAFSLPQLNSEVSITETQLVELSSELNDMNMTGKSVM from the exons ATGGAGAAGGAATTAAAACCATTGTTGCAAAGCGATTGGATACGAG GCTACTgtgatgaaaatgatgaaaaagtCCTTATCTATGAGTATTTGTCTAAGGGAAGTCTTGATAGGTATTTGAATGATACTTATCTTACATGGGTGAAACGACTTAATATATGCATTGATGTTGCAAGAGCGTTGGATTTCCTACACGGAGGAGTAGGAAAAATAGCAAAGGTGATACATAGGGACATCAAAACTGAAAACATCCTATTAAACAATGATTGGAAAGCAAAACTGGCGGATTTTGGGCTTTCGCTAATATGTTCAATAAATCTGGAAACAGACTATATCATCGATCATGCGTGTGGCACAAGAGGATACGTGGACCCACTTTATAGACAATCGGGATTCCTAACCATAGAGTCTGATATTTACTCGTTTGGTGTTGTTTTATTTGAGATTTTGTGTGGGAGATCAACGTTTGCAATCCACAAACATGAGGGTCACTATCTACCggatttcattaaaaacaaatttGAAGAAGGAAAGCATGCTGAGGTGGTGTTCGAACAAATCAAGGAACAAATCGTGCCGCAATCGTTGACTACATTTCAAGAGATTGCCTACCAATGCCTACATCTTGAACGAGAAAAAAGACCGACAACAAAAGAAGTTTTGGTAGAACTTAAGAAggcattggaatttcaa AAAGCCCAGACAAAGTTTCCTGGGGCTGCCAATCCTATTCTGTCATTTTCTAATCTCGATTTTAATTTTCGTTTGGCTTTCTCATTGCCCCAGTTGAATTCGGAGGTTTCCATAACTGAGACACAATTAGTTGAGCTATCCAGTGAATTAAACGATATGAACATGACTGGCAAATCTGTTATGTAA